Proteins from a single region of Clostridia bacterium:
- a CDS encoding cysteine desulfurase: protein MAIYLDHAATTAMDGDVWEAMLPYFGAAYGNASSRHALGREAETAVDRAREKVAKVLGVLPAEVYFTSGGTESDNWILKGVAYANRDKGRHIVATAVEHHAVLSALEQLAKEGYEVDYVPVDEAGLVRPDVFASYLRRDTVLATCMYVNNEVGAVEPVGEIGAICRERGVLFHTDAVQAVGVLDLDAGRLNADFLSLSAHKFYGPKGVGVAYIRKGVKIEPLLAGGAQERGLRAGTYNTPAIVGLSVALEKAVANAEANRAYVKGLRDDFVRKVLARIEGVTVNGDLGQTAPSIVNLRFAGTSGERILNQLDLAGICASAGSACTAGTLEVSRVLRAMGLSEQAARECVRFSFGRDNTPAEIDETADVLAKAVARLRK, encoded by the coding sequence ATGGCGATCTACCTCGACCACGCGGCGACTACGGCCATGGACGGCGACGTATGGGAAGCGATGCTTCCCTATTTCGGCGCGGCCTACGGCAATGCGAGTAGTCGTCACGCGTTGGGACGAGAGGCCGAAACGGCCGTGGACAGAGCGCGCGAAAAAGTGGCGAAGGTTTTGGGCGTATTGCCCGCCGAAGTCTACTTTACGTCGGGCGGTACCGAGAGCGACAACTGGATATTGAAAGGCGTAGCCTACGCCAATCGCGACAAAGGAAGGCACATAGTGGCGACCGCCGTAGAGCATCACGCCGTGCTGTCGGCGCTCGAACAGTTGGCGAAAGAAGGCTACGAGGTGGACTACGTACCCGTGGACGAAGCGGGGCTGGTGCGCCCCGACGTCTTCGCCTCGTACCTGCGCCGCGATACCGTGCTGGCGACATGTATGTACGTCAATAACGAAGTGGGCGCGGTGGAGCCCGTAGGCGAGATTGGCGCGATTTGCCGCGAACGTGGGGTACTTTTCCATACCGACGCCGTGCAAGCGGTGGGGGTCTTGGACCTCGACGCGGGGCGGCTGAACGCGGACTTTTTGAGCCTGTCGGCACATAAGTTCTACGGGCCGAAAGGCGTGGGAGTGGCGTATATACGCAAGGGCGTGAAGATAGAGCCGCTACTTGCGGGCGGCGCGCAAGAGCGAGGTCTGCGGGCGGGAACGTACAACACCCCCGCCATCGTGGGCCTTTCGGTCGCTTTGGAAAAAGCGGTGGCGAACGCGGAGGCGAATCGCGCCTACGTCAAGGGGCTTCGGGACGACTTCGTCCGCAAAGTGCTGGCGCGTATCGAGGGCGTAACGGTGAACGGCGACCTCGGGCAAACGGCGCCCTCTATCGTCAATCTGCGTTTTGCGGGAACGTCGGGCGAGCGGATACTCAACCAACTCGATTTGGCGGGGATTTGCGCTTCGGCGGGTAGCGCGTGCACGGCGGGTACGTTGGAAGTAAGCCGCGTATTGCGGGCGATGGGCCTTAGTGAGCAAGCGGCGCGGGAGTGCGTGCGCTTCAGTTTCGGACGGGACAATACGCCCGCCGAAATAGACGAAACGGCGGACGTTTTGGCGAAAGCGGTGGCGAGGTTGCGAAAATAG
- a CDS encoding histidine--tRNA ligase: MITIPKGTKDLLPQDSYKWHYIEEKIRRIAGLFALQEIRTPTFEHTELFLRGVGDTTDIVNKEMYTFDDRSGRSITLKPEGTASVARSFIENNLRESVLPLRCYYQTSVFRYERPQAGRLREHHQFGVEVYGAEGADADAEVIAIAKYLFDDLGLHPTLYVNSIGCKTCRKTYHKALVGYFESQKEGLCETCRERLTTNPLRILDCKNDRCAAIAKGAPSILDYLCEDCNAHFEALKHNLDAMGIAYQVNPTVVRGLDYYTRTVFEFVSEDIGAKSTVCGGGRYNDLIESIGGKACPAVGFGMGKERLLLTMEAEGVEIPNEELPTVYVANMGQADACIRLTEELRRAGVSAATDIMGRSLKAQMKYADKLGVRYCVVLGESEVESGVVKVKNMRENAEETCAIADLTKYFGGK; encoded by the coding sequence ATGATTACGATACCCAAGGGCACGAAGGATTTGCTGCCGCAAGACAGTTATAAATGGCACTATATCGAGGAGAAGATCCGCCGCATCGCGGGGTTGTTCGCCTTGCAGGAGATACGCACGCCGACTTTTGAACACACCGAACTCTTTTTGCGCGGCGTGGGCGATACGACGGATATCGTCAATAAGGAGATGTACACCTTCGACGACCGTAGCGGGCGTTCTATTACGTTGAAGCCCGAGGGCACGGCCTCGGTGGCCAGAAGTTTCATCGAGAACAACCTCAGAGAGAGCGTGCTACCCCTACGGTGCTACTACCAAACGTCCGTATTCCGCTACGAGCGTCCCCAGGCGGGGAGATTGCGCGAGCACCATCAATTCGGTGTGGAAGTGTACGGCGCGGAGGGCGCGGACGCGGACGCGGAAGTGATTGCCATCGCCAAGTATTTGTTCGACGACCTCGGACTGCACCCCACGTTGTACGTCAATTCCATCGGCTGTAAGACCTGCCGCAAGACCTATCACAAGGCGTTGGTGGGCTACTTCGAGAGCCAAAAAGAGGGGCTGTGCGAGACCTGCCGCGAGCGATTGACGACCAATCCCTTGCGCATACTCGACTGCAAAAACGACCGCTGTGCCGCCATCGCCAAGGGCGCGCCCAGCATTTTGGACTATTTGTGCGAGGATTGCAACGCCCACTTCGAGGCGTTGAAACACAACCTCGACGCGATGGGTATCGCCTACCAAGTCAATCCCACCGTGGTGCGCGGATTGGACTACTATACTCGTACCGTGTTTGAGTTCGTGTCCGAGGATATCGGCGCCAAGAGTACGGTGTGCGGGGGCGGTCGATACAACGACCTCATCGAGAGTATCGGCGGCAAGGCGTGTCCCGCCGTCGGCTTCGGCATGGGCAAAGAGCGCCTGCTGTTGACGATGGAAGCCGAGGGCGTAGAGATACCCAACGAGGAGTTGCCCACCGTATACGTCGCCAATATGGGCCAGGCGGACGCTTGTATCCGCTTGACCGAAGAATTGCGCCGCGCGGGCGTATCGGCCGCGACGGACATTATGGGCAGAAGCCTCAAAGCGCAGATGAAGTACGCCGACAAGTTGGGCGTGCGGTACTGCGTGGTGCTGGGCGAGAGCGAAGTGGAAAGCGGCGTCGTAAAAGTGAAAAATATGCGTGAAAACGCGGAGGAGACCTGCGCTATCGCGGACTTGACCAAGTATTTCGGCGGTAAATAA
- the hslU gene encoding ATP-dependent protease ATPase subunit HslU, protein MEYTPQEIIDQLDRYIIGQAEAKRMVAVALRNRYRRSKLKEEIRDEVTPKNIIMKGPTGVGKTEIARRLAKLVKAPFVKVEATKFTEVGYVGRDVESMIRDLVEAAIRVVKEEKFAEVKPKAVDEAVQRIAKVLLPMKKQISRDEPESQILAELEQDLREGKLDEVKVKMTFVEKDKPLNINAHEGGEINLGSIFGQMTGQKRTKEKETYVKDAMQMIVAEVSENLVDMDNVNVEAIRRAEQHGIIFIDEIDKIAQSGANHSGPDVSREGVQRDILPIVEGCTVNTKYGPIRTDFILFIAAGAFHVSEVKDLIPELQGRFPVVVDLLSLTEEDFVRILTEPSNAITKMYAELLKVDGVELTYTEDGIKRIAEIAVYDNANHEDIGARRLHALLEKLLEEVSFQACGNEMKVTVDAKYVDEHLNAKSLQEDLRRYII, encoded by the coding sequence ACTCAAAGAGGAGATACGCGACGAAGTGACGCCCAAGAATATCATTATGAAAGGCCCCACGGGCGTGGGTAAGACCGAGATCGCCCGCCGTTTGGCCAAACTGGTGAAGGCTCCCTTTGTCAAAGTGGAAGCCACCAAGTTTACCGAAGTGGGCTACGTCGGCAGGGACGTGGAAAGCATGATACGCGACCTCGTGGAGGCCGCCATCCGCGTGGTGAAAGAGGAGAAATTCGCCGAAGTGAAGCCCAAAGCCGTGGACGAAGCCGTGCAACGCATCGCCAAGGTGCTGTTGCCCATGAAAAAACAAATATCGCGCGACGAGCCCGAAAGCCAGATTTTGGCCGAATTGGAGCAGGATCTACGCGAGGGAAAACTGGACGAGGTGAAGGTGAAAATGACCTTCGTCGAGAAGGATAAACCCCTCAATATCAACGCCCACGAGGGCGGCGAGATCAACCTCGGCTCCATCTTCGGGCAGATGACGGGGCAGAAGCGCACCAAGGAGAAAGAGACCTACGTCAAGGACGCCATGCAGATGATCGTGGCCGAAGTGAGCGAGAACCTGGTGGATATGGACAACGTGAACGTCGAGGCCATACGAAGAGCCGAGCAACACGGCATCATCTTCATCGACGAGATAGACAAGATAGCGCAAAGCGGCGCCAATCATTCGGGCCCGGACGTGTCTCGCGAGGGCGTGCAACGCGATATATTGCCCATCGTGGAAGGCTGTACGGTCAACACCAAATACGGCCCCATCCGCACGGATTTCATCCTGTTCATCGCGGCGGGCGCGTTCCACGTGAGCGAGGTCAAAGACCTCATCCCCGAGTTGCAGGGGCGTTTCCCCGTGGTGGTGGACTTGCTGTCCCTCACCGAAGAGGACTTCGTGCGCATTTTGACCGAGCCGAGTAACGCCATCACCAAGATGTACGCCGAATTGCTCAAAGTGGACGGCGTGGAGTTGACCTACACCGAGGACGGCATCAAACGCATCGCCGAGATCGCCGTGTACGACAATGCCAACCACGAGGATATAGGCGCGAGACGCTTGCACGCTCTATTAGAGAAACTCCTCGAGGAAGTGAGTTTCCAAGCGTGCGGCAACGAGATGAAAGTGACGGTGGACGCCAAGTACGTGGACGAACACCTGAACGCCAAGTCTTTGCAAGAGGACTTGCGCAGATACATTATTTGA